One genomic region from Campylobacter sp. RM5004 encodes:
- a CDS encoding mandelate racemase/muconate lactonizing enzyme family protein — MKITKVEPIWLRAKAFNEPCEWGEDAFILKIHTDTGLFGVGESDSAPAVLKAMFTQPSTHGSCMGLSEVLIGQDPRNISKIMDDLFEASAYYGRRGAVIHALSAIDIALHDLVGKIYGVSVATLLGGARREYLNAYATFIPDRNIQNTAKRALELKNEGFKLLKFGGDGFGAKGQFDIDTTRAIKEVVGDDIKLSIDLVGLWKNYGYAKERFNDFAEFNLEWIEEPVPSESMDCYARLSQSLPCKITGGEALATKWEFDEFCKKSRVAIVQPDLTRCGGFLVMKEVEQIALDNGCELVPHGFSTQILLHATAQFLAASKSCNLIEYSKSTSPLFNICNALPCEDGVVKISDCVGLGITLNEEIIKKYEVK, encoded by the coding sequence ATGAAAATTACTAAAGTTGAGCCTATTTGGCTAAGAGCAAAGGCTTTTAATGAGCCTTGCGAATGGGGAGAAGATGCGTTTATTTTAAAAATCCATACCGATACGGGGCTTTTTGGAGTAGGAGAGAGTGATAGTGCTCCTGCTGTGCTAAAGGCTATGTTTACTCAGCCTAGTACTCATGGAAGTTGCATGGGGCTTAGTGAAGTATTAATCGGACAAGATCCAAGAAATATAAGCAAAATTATGGATGATTTGTTTGAAGCGAGTGCTTATTATGGTAGGCGTGGAGCTGTAATACATGCTTTAAGCGCAATTGATATAGCTTTACATGACTTGGTTGGAAAGATTTATGGAGTAAGCGTTGCAACGCTTTTAGGAGGTGCAAGAAGAGAATATTTAAATGCTTATGCAACTTTTATTCCTGATAGAAATATCCAAAATACTGCTAAAAGAGCATTAGAGCTTAAAAATGAAGGTTTTAAATTACTTAAGTTTGGTGGAGATGGTTTTGGTGCTAAAGGGCAGTTTGATATAGATACAACAAGAGCTATTAAAGAAGTGGTTGGAGATGATATTAAGCTTAGTATTGACTTAGTTGGGCTTTGGAAGAATTATGGCTATGCAAAAGAAAGATTTAATGATTTTGCTGAGTTTAATTTAGAATGGATTGAAGAGCCAGTGCCAAGCGAGAGTATGGATTGTTATGCAAGACTTAGCCAGAGCTTGCCTTGCAAAATTACAGGTGGAGAAGCACTTGCTACTAAGTGGGAATTTGATGAGTTTTGTAAAAAATCTCGTGTAGCTATCGTTCAACCTGATTTAACTAGATGTGGTGGGTTTTTAGTAATGAAAGAAGTTGAACAAATCGCACTTGATAATGGTTGCGAATTAGTTCCACATGGCTTTAGCACGCAGATTTTATTACACGCTACAGCTCAATTCTTAGCAGCTTCAAAATCTTGTAATCTAATAGAATATTCAAAGAGCACAAGCCCACTATTTAACATTTGCAATGCTTTGCCTTGTGAAGATGGGGTTGTAAAAATTAGTGATTGTGTAGGCTTAGGAATTACATTAAATGAAGAAATTATCAAAAAATATGAAGTAAAATAA